A DNA window from Stutzerimonas stutzeri contains the following coding sequences:
- the trpB gene encoding tryptophan synthase subunit beta translates to MTMTSFRSGPDAKGLFGHFGGQYVAETLMPLIHELAAEYEKAKQDPEFAKELAYFQRDYVGRPSPLYYAERLTEFCGGAKIYLKREELNHTGAHKINNCIGQILLARRMGKQRIIAETGAGMHGVATATVAARFGMQCVIYMGTTDIERQQANVFRMKLLGATVIPVTAGTGTLKDAMNEALRDWVTNVHDTFYLIGTVAGPHPYPAMVRDFQAVIGKETRDQMMAQEGRLPDSLVACIGGGSNAMGLFHPFLDDESVKIIGVEAAGHGIESGKHAASLNGGVPGVLHGNRTFLLQDADGQIIDAHSISAGLDYPGIGPEHAWLHDIGRVEYTSVTDDEALAAFHKCCRLEGIIPALESAHALAEVFKRAPTLPKDHLMVINLSGRGDKDMQTVMHHYDEQEEHI, encoded by the coding sequence ATGACCATGACCTCATTCCGCAGCGGCCCTGATGCCAAGGGCCTGTTCGGCCACTTCGGCGGTCAGTACGTCGCCGAAACCCTGATGCCGCTCATCCACGAGCTGGCCGCCGAATACGAAAAAGCCAAGCAGGACCCCGAGTTCGCCAAGGAGCTCGCCTACTTCCAGCGCGACTACGTCGGCCGCCCTTCCCCGCTGTATTACGCCGAACGCCTGACCGAGTTCTGCGGCGGCGCGAAGATCTATCTCAAGCGCGAAGAGCTCAATCACACCGGCGCGCACAAGATCAACAACTGCATCGGCCAGATCCTCCTGGCCCGGCGCATGGGCAAGCAGCGCATCATCGCTGAGACCGGCGCCGGCATGCATGGCGTGGCCACCGCCACCGTCGCCGCGCGCTTCGGCATGCAGTGCGTGATCTACATGGGCACCACCGACATCGAGCGCCAGCAGGCCAACGTCTTCCGCATGAAGCTGCTCGGTGCCACGGTGATTCCAGTCACCGCCGGTACCGGCACGCTGAAGGACGCGATGAACGAAGCCCTGCGCGACTGGGTGACCAACGTCCACGACACCTTCTACCTGATCGGCACCGTCGCCGGCCCACACCCCTACCCGGCAATGGTTCGTGACTTCCAGGCCGTGATCGGCAAGGAAACCCGCGACCAGATGATGGCCCAGGAAGGTCGCCTGCCCGACTCGCTGGTCGCCTGCATCGGCGGCGGCTCGAATGCCATGGGTCTGTTTCACCCCTTCCTCGACGATGAAAGCGTGAAGATCATCGGCGTCGAAGCAGCCGGCCACGGCATCGAATCCGGCAAGCACGCCGCCAGCCTCAACGGCGGCGTACCTGGCGTGTTGCACGGCAACCGCACCTTCCTCCTCCAGGACGCCGACGGCCAGATCATCGACGCCCACTCGATTTCCGCCGGCCTCGACTACCCAGGCATCGGCCCGGAACACGCCTGGTTGCACGACATCGGCCGCGTCGAATACACCTCGGTGACCGACGACGAAGCCCTCGCCGCGTTTCACAAGTGCTGCCGTCTGGAAGGCATCATCCCGGCCCTGGAAAGCGCCCACGCGCTGGCCGAAGTCTTCAAGCGCGCACCGACCCTGCCGAAGGACCACCTGATGGTGATCAACCTCTCCGGCCGCGGCGACAAGGACATGCAGACCGTCATGCACCACTACGACGAACAGGAAGAACATATATGA
- the yghU gene encoding glutathione-dependent disulfide-bond oxidoreductase, with protein MPDTPYVPPKVWTHDAPSGGKFASINAPTAGAREVKALPVGKHPLQLYSLATPNGVKVSIMLEELLAAGHTGAEYDAWLIDIGEGDQFGSGFVEINPNSKIPALADHSVEGEPLRVFESGSILVYLAEKFGAFLPTAIRARTETLNWLFWQMGSAPFLGGGFGHFYAYAPEKYEYPIHRYAMEVKRQLDVLDRQLADSRFVAGDDYTIADMAIWPWYGVLALGELYGAGEFLSVQDYKHVQRWAAEVAERPGVIRGRKVNRTWGDESEQAPERHSAADLD; from the coding sequence ATGCCTGATACCCCTTACGTACCGCCGAAGGTCTGGACCCACGACGCGCCGTCGGGCGGCAAGTTCGCCAGCATCAACGCCCCCACTGCCGGGGCGCGGGAGGTCAAGGCGTTGCCGGTCGGCAAGCATCCGCTGCAACTCTATTCGCTGGCCACGCCCAATGGCGTGAAGGTCTCGATCATGCTTGAGGAGCTGCTCGCTGCCGGCCACACGGGCGCCGAATACGACGCCTGGCTGATCGACATCGGTGAGGGCGACCAGTTCGGCAGCGGCTTCGTGGAGATCAATCCGAACTCGAAGATCCCTGCGCTGGCCGATCACAGCGTCGAAGGCGAACCGCTGCGGGTGTTCGAATCCGGCTCGATTCTGGTCTACCTCGCGGAGAAGTTCGGCGCCTTTCTACCCACGGCAATCCGCGCCCGCACCGAAACGCTGAATTGGCTGTTCTGGCAAATGGGATCGGCGCCCTTCCTCGGCGGCGGTTTTGGCCATTTCTATGCCTACGCGCCGGAAAAATACGAATACCCGATCCACCGCTACGCCATGGAGGTCAAGCGCCAACTCGACGTGCTCGACCGCCAGTTGGCCGACAGCCGTTTCGTCGCTGGCGACGACTACACCATCGCCGACATGGCTATCTGGCCCTGGTACGGCGTACTGGCCCTTGGCGAGCTGTACGGTGCTGGCGAATTCCTCTCCGTGCAGGACTACAAGCATGTGCAGCGCTGGGCTGCAGAAGTGGCTGAGCGCCCGGGCGTGATTCGCGGGCGCAAGGTCAATCGCACCTGGGGCGACGAGTCCGAGCAGGCACCCGAGCGCCACAGCGCGGCCGATCTCGACTGA
- a CDS encoding DUF4126 family protein, producing the protein MTTSSNLVWAALAIGAVTGMRSMLAPTLVSRALSERDDLDGAGEAAQLLTSDTVQTFLPVLAASEMIGDKMPFAPDRTIVPSMMFRALSGGMSAAALAGVRREPMLVPALLGATAALVAAKVGLRLRKPYQPRPLVNAALGAAEECLALTVGRAGLRRALASDRGGR; encoded by the coding sequence ATGACGACTTCGAGCAATCTGGTTTGGGCCGCGCTGGCGATCGGGGCGGTGACGGGGATGCGCAGCATGTTGGCGCCGACACTGGTGAGCCGGGCGCTTAGCGAGCGGGATGATCTCGACGGTGCGGGCGAGGCGGCGCAGCTGTTGACCTCGGATACAGTGCAGACGTTTCTGCCCGTGCTCGCGGCCAGCGAGATGATCGGCGACAAGATGCCCTTTGCGCCGGATCGAACCATCGTGCCGTCGATGATGTTCCGTGCATTGTCTGGCGGCATGAGTGCGGCAGCGCTGGCGGGTGTGCGGCGCGAGCCGATGCTGGTGCCGGCGTTGCTCGGCGCGACGGCCGCGCTGGTCGCTGCCAAGGTTGGGCTGCGCTTGCGCAAGCCGTATCAACCTAGGCCGCTGGTCAATGCGGCGCTCGGCGCGGCCGAGGAGTGTCTGGCTCTGACCGTTGGCAGAGCCGGGTTGCGGCGGGCGTTGGCTTCGGATCGAGGCGGCCGCTAA
- a CDS encoding helix-turn-helix transcriptional regulator: MNIEERDLLIRSICQQVGDGTLSMHEAIRRLRVEVTGLNQARFAKMCKISMRALNHLEYGDGNPTLKTLESVFKVFGMRISLAMINNPPHA, encoded by the coding sequence ATGAATATCGAAGAACGCGACCTGTTGATTCGATCGATCTGTCAGCAGGTCGGCGACGGTACCCTGTCTATGCATGAGGCCATCAGGCGGCTGCGTGTCGAAGTCACCGGCCTGAACCAAGCCCGCTTCGCCAAGATGTGCAAAATCTCCATGCGTGCCCTGAACCACCTGGAATATGGCGACGGTAACCCCACGCTCAAGACCCTGGAATCGGTGTTCAAAGTGTTCGGAATGCGGATATCGCTGGCGATGATCAATAATCCGCCGCACGCCTAG
- the trpA gene encoding tryptophan synthase subunit alpha has product MSRLQTRFDQLKQENRAALVTFVTGGDPDYATSLAILKGLPDAGADIIELGMPFTDPMADGPAIQLANIRALAAKQDLAKTLQMVREFRQGNQTTPIVLMGYFNPIHKMGVEHFLGEAVEAGVDGLIVVDLPPEHNEDLCDPAQAAGIDFIRLTTPTTDDKRLPTVLNGSSGFVYYVSVAGVTGAGSATLEHVEEAVARLKRHTDIPVCVGFGIRTPEQAAAIARLTEGVVVGSALIDQIANAKSSEQAVEGVLGLCREISAGVRGARG; this is encoded by the coding sequence ATGAGCCGCCTGCAGACGCGCTTCGACCAGCTGAAACAGGAAAACCGTGCGGCCCTGGTGACCTTCGTCACTGGCGGCGACCCGGACTACGCCACCTCGCTGGCCATCCTCAAGGGCCTGCCGGATGCCGGCGCCGACATCATCGAGCTGGGTATGCCCTTTACCGATCCGATGGCCGACGGCCCGGCGATCCAGCTCGCCAACATCCGTGCGCTGGCGGCCAAGCAGGATCTGGCCAAGACGCTGCAGATGGTTCGCGAATTCCGCCAGGGCAACCAGACCACTCCGATCGTGCTGATGGGCTACTTCAACCCGATCCACAAGATGGGCGTCGAACACTTTCTCGGTGAAGCCGTGGAAGCCGGTGTCGACGGCCTGATCGTGGTCGATCTGCCGCCGGAACATAACGAAGACCTTTGCGACCCGGCCCAGGCCGCAGGCATCGACTTCATCCGCCTGACTACCCCGACCACCGACGACAAGCGCCTGCCCACCGTACTCAACGGCAGCTCGGGCTTCGTCTATTACGTCTCGGTGGCCGGCGTGACCGGTGCCGGCTCGGCCACGCTGGAACATGTCGAAGAAGCCGTAGCCCGGCTCAAGCGCCACACCGACATACCGGTCTGTGTCGGCTTCGGCATCCGCACGCCCGAGCAGGCCGCTGCGATTGCACGGCTGACCGAAGGCGTGGTGGTGGGCTCGGCATTGATCGACCAGATCGCCAATGCCAAGAGCAGCGAGCAAGCCGTGGAAGGTGTGCTCGGCTTGTGTCGCGAGATCAGCGCCGGAGTGCGCGGCGCCCGCGGCTGA
- the fauA gene encoding TonB-dependent alcaligin siderophore receptor FauA yields the protein MPLAPSASLKPLAWMMRAALMGSALTALSANADSEPVAASGETSETSLTLPGMDVVGQRAPHSTTEGTGSYTTGAMSTAIGLPLSIRETPQSVSVITRQQIEDRGLSDTAAILNTAPGVSMTRNDTNRLSFSARGFTIDSFQFDGLLSPISTFWNFGATDFDSAIYDRVEVVRGSTGLLTGAGNPSAAVNFVRKRPLPEFAIGGSIGAGRWNKHRGDIDISTPLSADGRVAARVVAAYSERDSFMDNLSRDSETLYGVISAELTPRTQMTVSLEHQKNNTDGMGSGIPMFYADGSRTDFGRSTSNNTKWAYFGTESNTAFVDLEHRLDNDWKLRAAYSRTEADYAMRYLYRGGYPDRNNAGMSAGFFKYEGERTRDAWHLTASGPFQLLGRTHELAFGGMSVEDEFSVNQYLPIAGTAPTAESRLDWTNAGIAEPRWSSTRATGDAADIRQTGGYAVTRLSLADPLHLILGARISTWEMQQNYYGTQRDYRYSDEITPYAGLVYDLDDIYSLYTSYTSIFNNQTQRAPDGSFLDPVTGDSYEAGIKASYLDGQLNAALAVYRTKQDGLAEAIPGASIEGAPDQQAYKAGKGAVVDGFDLELSGALSDVWNLSTSYTHFIARNAEGQAINTTHPRSQFKLFTTYRLSGVLNDLTLGGGATWRSGISRNNTPSPNGPVDVQEGSYTLIDVMARYQISENLSATANLNNVFDKKYLEQIGFYSQLWYGEPRNLNVALNARF from the coding sequence ATGCCGCTTGCACCATCAGCATCCCTCAAACCCCTGGCCTGGATGATGCGCGCAGCGCTGATGGGCAGCGCGTTGACCGCCCTCTCGGCCAACGCTGATTCCGAGCCGGTAGCGGCCTCAGGCGAAACATCCGAAACCAGCCTGACGCTGCCGGGCATGGACGTGGTTGGGCAACGCGCGCCGCACTCGACCACCGAGGGCACGGGCAGCTACACCACCGGCGCGATGTCCACCGCCATCGGCCTGCCATTGTCGATCCGCGAGACGCCGCAGTCGGTCAGCGTGATCACCCGCCAGCAGATCGAGGACCGTGGCCTGAGCGACACCGCCGCCATTCTCAATACCGCGCCAGGCGTATCCATGACCCGCAACGACACCAACCGCCTGTCCTTCTCCGCACGCGGCTTCACTATCGACAGCTTTCAGTTCGATGGCTTGCTGTCGCCGATCAGCACCTTCTGGAACTTCGGTGCCACCGATTTCGACTCGGCGATCTACGACCGCGTCGAAGTGGTTCGCGGTTCCACCGGCTTGCTGACCGGCGCGGGCAACCCATCGGCAGCGGTCAACTTCGTGCGCAAACGCCCCCTGCCGGAATTCGCCATCGGTGGCTCGATAGGTGCTGGGCGCTGGAACAAACACCGCGGCGACATCGACATTTCCACGCCCCTGAGCGCCGATGGCCGCGTTGCCGCCCGCGTGGTGGCGGCCTACTCCGAACGCGACAGCTTCATGGACAACCTGAGCCGCGACAGCGAAACCCTGTACGGCGTGATCAGTGCCGAATTGACCCCCAGGACACAAATGACCGTGAGCCTGGAGCACCAGAAGAACAACACCGATGGCATGGGCTCCGGCATTCCCATGTTCTACGCCGATGGCTCGCGCACGGACTTCGGCCGCTCCACGTCCAACAACACCAAGTGGGCGTACTTCGGTACAGAGTCGAATACCGCCTTCGTCGATCTCGAACACCGCCTGGATAACGACTGGAAGTTGCGCGCCGCCTACAGCCGCACCGAAGCCGACTACGCCATGCGCTACCTGTACCGCGGCGGCTATCCGGATCGTAACAATGCCGGCATGAGCGCCGGCTTTTTCAAATACGAAGGCGAGCGCACGCGTGACGCCTGGCACCTGACCGCCAGCGGCCCGTTCCAGTTGCTGGGGCGCACCCACGAACTCGCGTTCGGCGGCATGAGTGTCGAAGATGAATTCAGCGTCAATCAGTACCTGCCGATTGCCGGCACAGCCCCGACTGCCGAATCCAGGCTCGACTGGACAAACGCCGGCATCGCCGAGCCACGCTGGTCGAGCACCCGTGCCACGGGTGACGCCGCCGATATTCGCCAGACCGGCGGCTATGCGGTAACACGCCTGTCGCTGGCCGACCCGCTGCACCTGATCCTCGGCGCACGCATCAGCACCTGGGAGATGCAACAGAACTACTACGGCACCCAGCGCGACTATCGCTACAGCGACGAGATCACCCCCTATGCCGGGCTGGTCTACGACCTCGACGACATCTACAGCCTGTATACGAGCTACACCAGCATCTTCAACAACCAGACGCAGAGGGCGCCAGACGGCAGCTTTCTCGACCCGGTGACGGGTGACAGCTACGAGGCGGGCATCAAGGCCAGCTACCTGGACGGCCAACTCAACGCCGCGCTGGCGGTGTACCGCACCAAGCAGGATGGCCTGGCCGAAGCGATACCTGGTGCTTCCATCGAAGGCGCACCTGACCAGCAGGCGTACAAGGCTGGCAAGGGCGCGGTGGTGGATGGCTTCGACCTGGAGCTGAGCGGCGCGCTGAGCGACGTCTGGAACCTCTCGACCAGCTACACCCACTTCATCGCCCGTAACGCCGAGGGACAGGCGATCAACACAACCCACCCGCGCAGCCAGTTCAAGCTGTTCACCACCTACCGCCTCAGCGGTGTGCTGAATGACCTGACCCTCGGCGGCGGCGCCACCTGGCGCAGCGGCATCTCACGCAACAACACGCCAAGCCCCAACGGCCCGGTCGACGTGCAGGAAGGCAGCTACACCCTGATCGACGTGATGGCCCGCTACCAGATCAGCGAAAACCTCTCGGCCACCGCCAATCTGAATAACGTCTTCGACAAGAAGTACCTGGAGCAGATCGGCTTCTACAGCCAGCTCTGGTACGGCGAACCGCGCAACCTGAACGTGGCCCTGAATGCGCGGTTCTGA
- a CDS encoding helix-turn-helix transcriptional regulator, whose amino-acid sequence MPVHHPARSRYSLEDFHQLGERYAVRYSLAAAQQDDNPCLVQGRIDEHEVGRGITLVSSRLQTFLGYQAQSLNPPCLSIVVLLQGQAQLNGNRPINLSSGDGAVMLCQNGRGQSALHQAQPHLRGLNLSISDPDCLADEHLAEQLRQTLSTQGSRTQRWAVPEHLLQGLEAMTSGQWQGSLQRLLSEGLTLQLLAYGLGALDTPARNADTLSPRDRALLTRVRDHLYQQPGADHSLQQLAQLACMSPSALRHKFQQTYGVSVMGFLRERRMAVAKHCLEQGWRVQDAAHYVGYRHASNFATAYRQHFGVSPRGDA is encoded by the coding sequence TTGCCTGTTCACCACCCCGCCCGATCCCGCTATTCGCTGGAAGACTTTCACCAACTCGGTGAGCGCTATGCCGTGCGCTATAGCCTGGCGGCGGCGCAGCAGGACGATAATCCCTGCCTGGTGCAGGGTCGCATCGACGAACACGAGGTCGGTCGTGGAATAACCCTGGTGAGTTCCAGGTTACAAACCTTCCTCGGCTACCAGGCGCAATCACTGAACCCGCCCTGTCTGTCCATCGTGGTGCTGCTGCAAGGTCAGGCACAGCTGAACGGCAACCGCCCGATAAACCTGAGCAGCGGCGACGGCGCCGTCATGCTTTGCCAGAACGGGCGCGGCCAATCAGCGCTGCATCAGGCACAGCCCCACCTGCGTGGTTTGAACCTCTCGATCAGCGACCCCGACTGCCTGGCCGACGAGCACCTGGCCGAGCAGCTCCGCCAGACACTAAGCACCCAGGGTTCGAGAACGCAGCGCTGGGCGGTGCCGGAGCATCTGCTGCAAGGCCTGGAGGCGATGACGTCCGGCCAGTGGCAAGGGAGCCTGCAGCGGTTGTTGAGTGAAGGACTGACCCTGCAGTTGCTGGCCTACGGCCTCGGTGCGCTGGATACACCGGCGCGTAATGCCGACACGCTGTCCCCACGCGACCGCGCATTGCTGACCCGCGTGCGCGATCACCTGTATCAGCAGCCTGGCGCCGATCACAGCCTGCAGCAACTGGCGCAGCTGGCCTGCATGAGTCCCAGCGCACTGCGCCACAAGTTCCAGCAAACCTACGGTGTCAGCGTCATGGGCTTTCTGCGCGAGCGGCGCATGGCGGTGGCCAAACACTGCCTGGAGCAGGGCTGGCGCGTGCAGGACGCCGCCCACTACGTCGGCTATCGCCATGCGAGCAATTTCGCCACGGCGTACCGGCAGCACTTCGGCGTCTCACCGCGTGGCGATGCCTGA
- a CDS encoding DUF1289 domain-containing protein has protein sequence MGKDVENPCISVCKLSDELCVSCGRTRDEIRKWKRMKRPDKKAVVERAAQRLKALKKKKK, from the coding sequence GTGGGAAAGGACGTCGAGAATCCGTGCATATCCGTCTGCAAGCTCAGCGATGAGTTGTGTGTCAGCTGTGGTCGTACCAGGGACGAGATCCGCAAATGGAAGCGCATGAAGCGGCCAGACAAGAAGGCCGTCGTGGAGCGCGCGGCGCAGCGATTGAAAGCCCTGAAGAAAAAGAAGAAATGA
- a CDS encoding type II toxin-antitoxin system HipA family toxin, whose amino-acid sequence MPHSLIIQAYLEDSWHDALVLQFANSGQVDGHRCVSGYVQDYLLDHLDMIDSPFEASVSVCHRLGWNSVHTNGFPAFVYDIIPSGAARKTLERRFGHERPAGMDLNLFLLERCAPAPIGHLRVKESTSHIDAGSSIAFNRADVVERTSAFIEYAYEQGAAIGGATGAGGEAPKLLMTEDTQGHLYADATLVDEQAHRHWLVKFARNQAGERDRDILRTEYHYYQAIRQLGLDTIPADGLMLEEADKPSLWMPRFDRRASGGKVERVAMESVYSLCNNARPGSHMQHEDVIARLAQLWTEADQQTEIPDLIFEYVRRDLLNRILGNSDNHGRNTSITRSGGRLALAPIYDLAPMVLDPEGISRVTKWREERLGEPQWRDVCEQLKSFAEPEDIYERLRQAARELLALPDLLTEIPPAIKQATGRLPVLQLESNLKRWGLL is encoded by the coding sequence ATGCCCCACTCGCTAATCATCCAGGCCTACCTTGAAGACAGTTGGCACGATGCGCTGGTCTTACAGTTCGCCAACTCGGGACAGGTAGATGGGCATCGCTGCGTGAGCGGCTATGTACAGGATTACCTGCTCGACCACCTGGATATGATCGATTCGCCGTTCGAGGCTTCGGTCAGCGTCTGCCACCGGCTGGGCTGGAACAGCGTCCACACCAACGGCTTTCCCGCGTTCGTCTACGACATCATCCCCTCCGGGGCCGCGCGGAAAACACTGGAGCGTCGCTTCGGTCATGAGCGACCGGCTGGCATGGATCTCAACCTGTTCCTGCTCGAACGTTGTGCGCCGGCGCCCATCGGCCATCTACGCGTCAAGGAATCCACCAGCCACATCGATGCCGGAAGCAGCATCGCTTTCAACCGCGCCGATGTGGTGGAGCGCACTAGCGCGTTTATCGAATACGCCTACGAGCAGGGTGCAGCCATCGGTGGCGCAACCGGTGCGGGCGGCGAAGCACCCAAGCTGCTGATGACCGAAGACACCCAGGGCCACCTGTATGCCGATGCCACCTTGGTCGACGAGCAGGCACACCGTCACTGGCTGGTGAAGTTCGCACGCAACCAGGCCGGCGAGCGAGACCGCGATATCCTGCGCACCGAGTATCACTACTACCAGGCCATCCGCCAGCTGGGACTGGACACCATTCCGGCGGACGGGCTGATGCTCGAGGAAGCCGACAAGCCGAGCCTGTGGATGCCACGCTTTGATCGGCGGGCCAGCGGCGGCAAGGTCGAGCGCGTCGCAATGGAATCCGTCTACTCACTGTGCAACAACGCCCGGCCCGGTTCGCATATGCAACATGAGGACGTTATCGCCAGGCTCGCGCAGCTGTGGACAGAGGCCGACCAGCAGACGGAGATCCCTGACCTGATATTCGAGTATGTCCGTCGTGACCTGCTCAACCGCATCCTCGGCAATTCCGACAACCACGGCAGAAACACCTCCATCACCCGTAGCGGCGGCCGGCTCGCACTGGCGCCCATCTATGATCTGGCGCCCATGGTGCTCGACCCGGAAGGTATCAGCCGCGTCACAAAATGGCGCGAGGAGCGGCTGGGTGAACCGCAGTGGCGAGACGTCTGTGAACAGCTGAAATCCTTCGCCGAGCCCGAAGACATTTATGAACGGTTGCGCCAAGCCGCACGGGAGTTGCTCGCCCTGCCCGATCTTTTGACCGAGATTCCTCCTGCCATCAAACAGGCGACCGGTCGCCTGCCGGTGCTACAGCTGGAATCCAACCTGAAACGCTGGGGGTTGCTGTGA
- a CDS encoding DHCW motif cupin fold protein, translated as MDINDLPFGTTDWATIEPTLHAGETGSAYWRTRQFGPIRVRMVEYTPGYLADHWCSKGHILLCLEGELHTELPDGRRFILTPGMSYQVADGSEAHRSFTEVGAKLFVVD; from the coding sequence ATGGACATCAACGACCTCCCCTTCGGCACCACCGATTGGGCGACCATCGAGCCCACCCTACATGCCGGCGAAACCGGCAGCGCTTACTGGCGCACCCGCCAGTTCGGCCCCATCCGCGTGCGCATGGTCGAATACACCCCGGGTTATCTGGCGGACCATTGGTGCAGCAAGGGCCATATCCTGCTGTGCCTGGAAGGTGAACTGCATACCGAACTGCCTGACGGCCGCCGCTTCATCCTCACGCCGGGAATGAGCTACCAGGTAGCCGATGGCTCCGAGGCGCATCGTTCGTTTACCGAGGTGGGCGCAAAGTTGTTCGTGGTGGATTGA